In the genome of Aedes aegypti strain LVP_AGWG chromosome 2, AaegL5.0 Primary Assembly, whole genome shotgun sequence, the window TCTAcaacaagatatattttttttacaataataggataaacaagaaaatatttttaaaagttcctAACACATATTCACAAGGAACATaacatttgctatgtaaacaTTGTATGAGTTGTTCACATATCATGGAAACTTGTTGGGAGCGTTTAACGGCTAACGATTCGTCATGTTTCATAGAAATGTGTAgtaattttatgttaaaaattgttttcttacaaaaataattgatctaaggtcttaattttacgacttttatttcattttaaagtgttgttttgtgtattttacaacacaaaaaaatgaACCAAGGATGCAAAAAAGTCAATagtcataaaaatatataaatttcaatACGTATAAATAGTAATCTCACAacatattcctttaaaaaaaatcttgatcatattttacatgaagcCGTAGTACAAAGCAATTGCATTCTTCATCTGCTAAAAATAAACAATCCTTAAGTCATTTCAAAACTATTGAGAATCAAAATACTtctgacaaaagtaaaatttaaattgtttgtgatcttGCGAAACACTATTCTTGTACTTCATGCATtgcattttaaataaaaattactcTAAGCTACATGAAATAATGGAATCTTTCTACATATAACATTAAGAATAAGAACGAATGTTGATCTTTATTAATCAGACCTTAATAATCGTCGCAGTACTTGGTAGTTGCATCATTCGTTTGTATCAACTTAAACAACCAAGCATCGGTAATTGACAGtttcatttaaataaaaataaactttaaattCCATGCAGGAATTAAAAACTAAGAATAGCATGTTTTGTGGAAAAGTATTATATAAGTATCAGTTTTTTGcactttacaattttcttaattATGTTTATCAACGAACACGTTCAGTAACATCATAATAGACGATAATCAACAGAATGAGTTCAAAATTTATGCGAAATAATCAGTATGTTATCAAATCGTATTGCTTTcgaaaaatgtccaaagtagccccattTTTGTCTAGCAAGGCttgctctcctttactatcccCAAGACCTCAttcttgacgataggaatgacgacacatgttttgatggaaaatcgttgtttacacgtgggaatagcctaccttgttgtgtctaccgtgtTTACTACGCAGTTCGCATCGCAATTGCTCTTTTCCTTAGCAACGCTTGTTCCAAAAACCTTCGCTAGAAAAATGATTGCTTTCAACGGTTTGTCTCTTCGACATTTTGTTCCGTTCgaagttttgggattcgacgttttgacattcgatgctttgggattcgacgttttgtctttcgacattttgtctctaAACCGTAACTTCCACCTTTCCCGCAACTGACCTCACCTCGCATctactgactgcttagattgatGAACCTCCCTTCAAGGAATCTTGGATTTACTGTTGGTGCAAGgagtttaaattttaattaaaactatttatttcgataattttttaaacaaaatcgagctgtttATCAATTGTAATTAGATTAATAACTCCTGACcggtatttaaaaataaacaaatttctgaCGATTTATTGCAGAATAGCCTATAAAAGCCACTTGCGCGACTATATGGGACTAGAGGGAACTTACTAGAGGGAAcaaccccagacaaccagaagtcgcataacaatttACGTAAAAAGTCGTTTACTTGCGCGAATTACATCACACGCGCACAAAATTGTGAATGAAATCGTTTGTTTGGTGAATTTATTCGCATATAACGCTATTTTCTGATTTCGTCAGTGCATTTTCTTTCGTTCCATATAAACGTACAAAGCAAGTGgtatcaatccgtagcagctgtcaaatcaactttgttatcataaataaagtcgTATAAGGTGACAAATTGATTCGTAATAAAATCTGtccactcgcattgcatgtaattttcatcatataaattatgcacatatatcgcctccacttttgtacgcataaggacttttgacgacatcttatacggaatctttgcacatataagcatcgcgtaacgcaaaaggtgattttgttatatgcacattctggttgtctgggacgaCCCTGATGCTACGTTCAGACTAGAGCTGATATTACGTAATATAGGCTATCTTGATATCAAACGTCATAGTTTTTATATCCCGTGAATACAAGATGTAAGATTTCTGATATCAAGAGAGTCTATACTACGTAATTTCAGCTCTAGACTGAACTAGCAAAAGTTTGACCTTAGTTGCATAATCTATATTTCTAGAAGAGCTACAACAGTTTAAcagaaataaataccacacagtgaacTTTCAATatattggctacaattttgctgaacaaacttgtttcaaatatttaccaatttttaattataacagtttttaaattggttgtcttaaacgaacttttcaAATTTAGTGTAGGGAAAACTTTGCTGGCTGAAATACacaatatcgatacttttacgactggcatactttataccacccataaacttaaatttgctgaaaaatacacactaaaataTTATCCGAAAACTGCCCAAATGGGTAATATATCCATAAActgcagtttttcgcaaaactaagttaAAACGTTAAATTTGGTTCatttttttcgcacgatcaatCATATTTCACTAAAATGAAAAGTGGATGTGGATTGTGGatttaaagcaattttcaaataattccatgAATTAATATAtgactcgaacttttgccccccaAGGGGACAGAATTAGTTGCCAAACAtgtatgcaaaaactaataaaataaggtggggcaaaagatcgACCTGGTGTAGAATCGATTGTTTGGTATAATCAATTATGCTTTTCGGCTATGCagtcttaatttttacaatGGTCTATTTATTTGCCCGCCGTTTCGACACATGAATTATGTATTCCTCAGGGGGTACTGTAATTCAATGTTTATGTTAAGTGTGTTTTACATGTTTAGTTGTTGTAACTTACATTGTTATAGTTTGCTTGTTTAGACAAAACATAGGACTACAAACGAAAGCAATATTGTAAGTTACAACAACTAAACATGTAAAACGTTGTGGATGAGGACGTagacttttatttttgttcatGGTAGCATTATGTGAATATTTGGAAATGGACTCCTTAGATtatacagcgtaacaaaaattacatttttgcgtgtctcaaggattaaattgTGTGTcactagtagatttggggtcgctgaatctgatgtcgCTCTCAAAAATGTTCCTGCATGTCATAATTTTCAGCtacaggttgccaaagttgtatagaACACTGGTtcaattgatgtttacatgaaacttAAAGTATGATTAATCAAACTTTGTTGTGATATAatccagcaagcaagcaaaataggacttaaacttgtatttcagatataatttagcTGAAATTCcacgataaaatttaaatttagtaaTTTTAGTACAGTAAACTTTCCGTAACTAATAACGCTAATTATGAtttcttttctatttttttccagCCACACTACGGACACTGCCCGTCACGACCTGCACATTCACGACCACCTGCACACAGCCGATCTACACCACAACCCTCTGCATGTAGCGGATTTCCACCACGATCTGCATCACGATGTTCACCACGATCTGCACCATGATGTGCACCACGATATCCACCACCATGACGTGCACACGGCACATGATCTTCACCACCACGACTTGCACCACCCACATCACACGGTGGCCGCTGACCACCTGCACACCGAAGTGCACCACCACGACGTAGTCCAGGGCCATGGGGATCACCTGCACCACTCACACCACGATGTGGTAGTGGCCACGCCCCACGCGTCCGGCTTCTGGAAAAAGAGCTTCATCTGGAAGCCCCGTTGGGTGAAGTCCTGGCACGAGAAGAAAATCTACGTTCCGGTGTGGAAGCACGTTTGGGGTCCGGTGCAGATGACTGAGTGGGTGCCGATCCCGAAGCCTCCGCCAGGTTGGCAAAAGCATTGAACGTGTGTCGGTCGGAAGACGGGCTTACGTAGCGTTACGCTTTCCAAGAATGCGTAGTATTTGAATTagatgtattttcttgaaagataGATAAATGCTTTATAACAGTAGCTAGTAGATGTGATGAACCTAGCATTATTTATATGTGTCGgatgtacaaaaataaaataggATTTTAACATGTTAtctgatatttttctattccttGAAGAAACACACATCTATGCGAATTATTTTACAGTAGGGTGCCAGTAACCAGTATGATTTCAACCTGTACTATAAGAGGAAAATAGAAAAGAGCGATGGAATTATTTGTTGAGCATGAAACGGCTTGAGCTACTATTGGTACACGAGTTCGAGTACTTGcactagtgctccagtagtagccATTCGGCAATAATAcaatgaatttcaaacaaaattgctttttacataggtttaacatttttccctaaTAGCAGTAACAgaaatctttcgaatgaagcatcaATATCATTTCTgagacttttcttcattttaatacatctatttaaaaaactgcttccatcagttgatccactactggaacacgacggcagcTATTGGTGCATGGATGCAAAATTGTCgtaaaagcttaattttttaTCTGACTTTTTGAtagataaaaagctgaaattttgcaaatcgGCTAAATTTGAGGCGATCTATCCATAAAAATATAACgcatgatcttcttcttcttctttctggcgttacgtccctactgggacagagcctgcttctcagcttagtgttcttatgagcacttccacagttattaactgagagcttactatgccaatgaccatttttgcatgtgtatatcgtgtggcaggtacgaagatactctatgccctgggaagtcgagaaaatttccaacccgaaaagatcctcgaccggtgggattcgaacccacgaccctcagcttggtcttgctgaatagctgcgcgtttaccgctacggctatctgggccccgtaaCGCATGatatttttatcgaaaaatatacGTTTTGTTCCATAGTCTCAAATCTTTCAATTGAAGCCAAAAGATCATTTTTAGAACTTTTCGTTAtcatgttatgatttttttttttgcataggTAACCCACTTtttggcaccggcaccctattgCAAAATTATAGTTAGTGTAGAAGTActaattatggcaatagtgagAACAAAACAGAAATTTATCTTCTCGTTCCATGAGCATATGCATGatcattgatgaccgtacaaatcgtagatgctacttcgtgattgaccagaataatgcAATTTGCACAAAGAACCGGAAGACGGAGTTTGAAGTAGCTCTTCAGTGTATAATATCGATAATTCCAAATATAATGAAaccaataacggtgccggctaCGTCGTTACGGTCATCATGAAAGGgagggaatgttagtgtgacatccattgttacgaAATTCCGAATATATCTCTCTTAATGGTGGACACAGGAAGGAGTTTCTGTTAGTGAGAAGGTTTCAAAAGTTATGTAatctggattcaccttggtGATTGATGCGAATCATGTAacttaaatttgaaaacttatttacttgaagaaagtttttaaaaaaatcttagaggAGTTGTACAAGGTATTTTTGGAAGATCTAACGTTGAGAAATACATAAACCCTCATGgtgcatttttgtcatttttggataattttgcaTAAGGACTGTATCGGAAAGAAGTttgaatcatttcaaacattggcATTAGTATTAAgtaattcgcacaaattcgtaggtggtacaggcCTAGACCATAGCATGAAGGTTGTCTCCTTCCCGTCCTCTACCAAAGTCAGTGCTTTGAGATTGGTCCctgactcttagacaagattgacttGTCCTCCAACGGTCGAAAGCTGTCCTGTCGACGTCCTTGCGAATGCTATGGAAAGTGAAGGGATCATTGGTTGAACGCCTACTTTAAAAAGATACAGAGAGCTCTATATCCTCTTATAAATGTTACggcttattcttcttctttctggcattacgtccccactgggacagagcctgcttctcagcttagtgttcttatgagcacttccacagttattaactgagagcttactatgccaatgaccatttttgcatgcgtatatcgtgtggcagatacgaagatactctatgccctgggaagtcgagaaaatttccaacccgaaaagatcctcgaccggtgggattcgaacccacgaccctcagcttggtcttgctgaatagctgcgcgtttaccgctacggctatcaagGCGGCTTATTGTGGAGTGTAAATGGGAAGGGTAAGGCAACACAACACGTTAggtagacgttctggcaaaCATGTGATTAATAGTGGCTGAAGAATGGAACAAACTCACGTCAAAGCGCACTCTCTCAGCAAAAGGTGAAAAACCGAAAAAACACACTTTTATTCCCAAGACGCGAAATACGAATCCACGATTTGAATGGGCTTCGGAAgcgtagggggattaggggcataatgaacacccaGGGTGAAATGGAAACCCCCTCAATCTCTGAGAAAATgtatacttcatcaaaagttcatgcactgcatgaaatctgtattgcatttgaaatgtttgacggtaaaaaaagtttatgatttgcttcaattgtcctttgaaatttgactttaagtttttctctgcttcaaattggcatataagcaaggcggtagaagaatctaatttttgagcaaaatagcGAACctagaaaggttctttttagctcttatgatagagggagagcccttttacacatcggaacgactgacagatattaaatattttggaatcattaattttcatgcaagtgttcattttgcccgatacctttttaccagccttgttttggaCCTAATTTTCAATCTCACTTTTCAGACAAATGACTTGATTTTTATTACCTTGcatgaatgtagcacgtcgtactaataTCAAACTTGAGAACTAGCCGGgagtgatttgaaaaaaatgtcattgtatGGTCTTAAAAAAGCATTTGCTTGATGTGTCCATTAttccccgaattcccctactcAGTTGAAAACATATTGAACAgcccaaaaaaaaagtttagtcaATATTATACACAATTTAATGATTCTAAGAGCTGCATATCCTTCACAAACAATATACTGGTTGTTGTTAAGAGCATAAAATGTAACCCTTAAGCGTGAAAGTTGGTCATGACAGGGTTTCAAAGATCGGGAAAATTGTTTTGCGTTtgcttttttttccattttaaatttttaaaatacttgTTAAGTGTTATATAATTAACATAAACTTTAACATAGCTGATGTTTTCCCATAATTCTTTAGATAGAATATTGAATcactaaaaatatttagaaaatcgtgttttggacatttttttttgaggaactcATATTTTC includes:
- the LOC5576438 gene encoding histidine-rich glycoprotein isoform X3, with translation MLLPILVLVMSLFGTVFTGDTESHTTDTARHDLHIHDHLHTADLHHNPLHVADFHHDLHHDVHHDLHHDVHHDIHHHDVHTAHDLHHHDLHHPHHTVAADHLHTEVHHHDVVQGHGDHLHHSHHDVVVATPHASGFWKKSFIWKPRWVKSWHEKKIYVPVWKHVWGPVQMTEWVPIPKPPPGWQKH
- the LOC5576438 gene encoding histidine-rich glycoprotein isoform X2, with product MKHNMLLPILVLVMSLFGTVFTGDTESHTTDTARHDLHIHDHLHTADLHHNPLHVADFHHDLHHDVHHDLHHDVHHDIHHHDVHTAHDLHHHDLHHPHHTVAADHLHTEVHHHDVVQGHGDHLHHSHHDVVVATPHASGFWKKSFIWKPRWVKSWHEKKIYVPVWKHVWGPVQMTEWVPIPKPPPGWQKH